One genomic region from Apodemus sylvaticus chromosome 1, mApoSyl1.1, whole genome shotgun sequence encodes:
- the Rplp2 gene encoding 60S acidic ribosomal protein P2 isoform X1 — protein MRYVASYLLAALGGNSSPSAKDIKKILDSVGIEADDDRLNKVISELNGKNIEDVIAQGVGKLASVPAGGAVAVSAAPGSAAPAAGSAPAAAEEKKDEKKEESEESDDDMGFGLFD, from the exons ATGCGCTACGTCGCCTCTTATCTGCTGGCCGCCCTCGGGGGCAATTCCTCTCCTAGCGCCAAGGACATCAAGAAAATACTAGACAGCGTGGGCATCGAGGCGGACGATGACCGGCTCAACAAG GTCATCAGTGAGCTGAACGGAAAAAACATTGAGGATGTCATCGCTCAGG gtgTTGGCAAGCTGGCCAGTGTGCCTGCTGGTGGCGCTGTGGCTGTTTCTGCTGCCCCTGGTTCTGCAGCTCCTGCTGCCGGTTCTGCCCCCGCTGCAG cagaggagaagaaagatgagaagaaggaggagtCTGAGGAGTCGGATGACGACATGGGATTTGGCTTGTTTGATTAA
- the Rplp2 gene encoding 60S acidic ribosomal protein P2 isoform X2, whose translation MRYVASYLLAALGGNSSPSAKDIKKILDSVGIEADDDRLNKVISELNGKNIEDVIAQGVGKLASVPAGGAVAVSAAPGSAAPAAGSAPAAEEKKDEKKEESEESDDDMGFGLFD comes from the exons ATGCGCTACGTCGCCTCTTATCTGCTGGCCGCCCTCGGGGGCAATTCCTCTCCTAGCGCCAAGGACATCAAGAAAATACTAGACAGCGTGGGCATCGAGGCGGACGATGACCGGCTCAACAAG GTCATCAGTGAGCTGAACGGAAAAAACATTGAGGATGTCATCGCTCAGG gtgTTGGCAAGCTGGCCAGTGTGCCTGCTGGTGGCGCTGTGGCTGTTTCTGCTGCCCCTGGTTCTGCAGCTCCTGCTGCCGGTTCTGCCCCCGCTGCAG aggagaagaaagatgagaagaaggaggagtCTGAGGAGTCGGATGACGACATGGGATTTGGCTTGTTTGATTAA
- the Pnpla2 gene encoding patatin-like phospholipase domain-containing protein 2, whose protein sequence is MFPRETKWNISFAGCGFLGVYHIGVASCLREHAPFLVANATHIYGASAGALTATALVTGACLGEAGANIIEVSKEARKRFLGPLHPSFNLVKTIRGCLLKTLPADCHERASGRLGISLTRVSDGENVIISHFSSKDELIQANVCSTFIPVYCGLIPPTLQGVRYVDGGISDNLPLYELKNTITVSPFSGESDICPQDSSTNIHELRVTNTSIQFNLRNLYRLSKALFPPEPMVLREMCKQGYRDGLRFLRRNGLLNQPNPLLALPPVVPQEEDAEEAAVAEERTREEVQLQPHGGDRILEHLPARLNEALLEACVEPKDLMTTLSNMLPVRLATAMMVPYTLPLESAVSFTIRLLEWLPDVPEDIRWMKEQTGSICQYLVMRAKRKLGDHLPSRLSEQVELRRAQSLPSVPLSCATYSEALPNWVRNNLSLGDALAKWEECQRQLLLGLFCTNVAFPPDALRMRTPASPTATDPAAPRDPPGLPPC, encoded by the exons ATGTTCCCGAGGGAGACCAAGTGGAACATCTCATTCGCTGGCTGCGGCTTCCTCGGGGTCTACCACATTGGCGTGGCCTCCTGCCTCCGTGAGCACGCGCCCTTCCTGGTGGCCAACGCCACTCACATCTACGGAGCCTCGGCAGGGGCGCTCACCGCCACAGCGCTGGTCACTGGGGCCTGCCTGG GTGAAGCAGGTGCCAACATTATTGAAGTGTCCAAGGAGGCCCGGAAGCGGTTCCTAGGCCCTCTGCACCCCTCCTTCAACCTGGTGAAGACCATCCGTGGCTGTCTACTAAAGACCCTGCCTGCTGATTGTCATGAGCGTGCCAGTGGACGCCTGGGCATCTCCCTGACGCGTGTTTCAGATGGAGAGAATGTCATCATCTCCCACTTTAGCTCCAAGGATGAGCTTATCCAG GCCAATGTGTGCAGCACGTTTATCCCCGTGTACTGTGGTCTCATCCCCCCTACCCTTCAAGGGGTG CGCTACGTGGATGGCGGCATTTCCGACAACTTGCCACTCTATGAGCTGAAGAATACCATCACAGTGTCCCCATTCTCAGGCGAGAGTGACATCTGCCCTCAGGACAGCTCCACCAACATCCACGAGCTTCGTGTCACCAACACCAGCATCCAGTTCAACCTGCGCAATCTCTACCGCCTCTCAAAGGCTCTCTTCCCGCCAGAGCCCATG GTTCTCCGAGAGATGTGCAAACAGGGCTACAGAGATGGACTTCGATTCCTTAGGAGGAATG GCCTACTGAACCAACCTAACCCCTTGCTGGCACTGCCCCCAGTTGTCCCCCAAGAAGAGGATGCAGAGGAAGCTGCTGTAGCCGAGGAGAGGACTAGAGAGGAGGTCCAACTGCAGCCCCATGGAGGAGATCGGATTCTAGAGCACCTGCCTGCCAGACTCAATGAGG CCCTGCTGGAGGCCTGTGTGGAGCCAAAGGACCTGATGACCACTCTTTCCAACATGCTGCCAGTGCGTCTGGCGACCGCCATGATGGTCCCCTATACTCTGCCGCTGGAGAGTGCAGTGTCCTTCACCATCCG TTTGTTGGAGTGGCTGCCTGATGTACCCGAGGATATCCGGTGGATGAAAGAGCAGACAGGTAGCATCTGCCAGTACCTGGTGATGAGGGCTAAGAGGAAGTTGGGTGACCATCTGCCTTCCAG ACTGTCCGAGCAGGTGGAACTGCGGCGTGCCCAGTCTCTGCCCTCTGTGCCACTGTCTTGCGCCACCTACAGTGAGGCACTGCCCAACTGGGTACGGAACAACCTCTCACTGGGGGACGCGCTGGCCAAGTGGGAAGAATGCCAGCGTCAGCTCCTGCTGGGTCTCTTCTGCACCAATGTGGCTTTCCCGCCGGATGCCTTGCGCATGCGCACACCTGCCAGCCCCACCGCCACAGATCCTGCCGCCCCACGGGATCCACCTGGCCTCCCACCTTGTTGA